Proteins from a single region of Carassius carassius chromosome 37, fCarCar2.1, whole genome shotgun sequence:
- the tnni1a gene encoding troponin I, slow skeletal muscle, with the protein MLKSLMVAKAKEELDQEVLDKEEEKQRYLMEKVPPLQTQGMSFAELQELCQELHAKIDVVDEERYDNEAKVLLNKREVKDLNIKVLDLRGKFKRPTLRRVRVSADAILRSLLGSKHKVSMDLRANLKSVKKEDTEKKRPVEDSDWRKNVEAMSGMEGRKKMFDAAKGPTQ; encoded by the exons ATGCTAAAG AGTCTGATGGTGGCCAAAGCCAAGGAGGAGCTGGATCAGGAGGTGTTGGATAAAGAGGAGGAGAAGCAGAGGTATCTGATGGAGAAAGTTCCTCCTCTGCAGACACAGGGCATGTCATTCGCTGAGCTTCAG GAACTCTGTCAAGAGCTTCATGCTAAGATTGATGTGGTGGATGAGGAGCGCTATGATAATGAAGCCAAAGTCTTACTGAATAAGCGTGAG GTCAAAGACCTGAACATTAAGGTTCTGGACCTGAGGGGGAAGTTCAAGCGGCCCACCCTGAGGAGGGTGAGGGTTTCAGCAGACGCCATCCTCCGATCTCTCCTAGGCTCAAAGCACAAAGTCTCAATGGACCTACGAGCCAACCTCAAATCTGTGAAGAAAGAGGATACTGAGAAG AAGAGGCCAGTTGAGGACAGTGACTGGAGGAAGAACGTGGAGGCCATGTCTGGTATGGAGGGAAGAAAGAAAATGTTTGATGCGGCAAAAGGCCCCACCCAGTGA